In Saccharomyces eubayanus strain FM1318 chromosome XIII, whole genome shotgun sequence, one DNA window encodes the following:
- the OST6 gene encoding dolichyl-diphosphooligosaccharide--protein glycotransferase: MKWYSASFILWIVLIFQKLQICSATVSNSIDDILQLQDENGVISVTAENYSMLSRAFPDYYNVLYITMRGTNSKGMGCELCYDFERSYHTVANAIHLQAPQSLSLFFTVDVNEVPQLVRDLQLKNVPHLVVYPPAEPSKQADFEWKTSPFYQYALVPDNAKDALKFGDFLAKILNISITVHQDFNVQEFVYYFIACMALFIFVKKVILPKITNKWKFFCMILSFGLLFPSITGYKFTEMNRIPFIARDEKNRIMYFSGGSGWQFGIEIFSVSSMYIVMSSLCVLLICLPMTSRISEKMRGLLAPFLACVLFYFFSYFISCYLVKNPEYPIIF, translated from the coding sequence ATGAAGTGGTACAGCGCGAGCTTTATTCTTTGGATTGTTCTTATATTCCAAAAGCTTCAAATTTGTTCAGCAACTGTATCCAATAGTATAGATGATATTCTACAATTGCAAGATGAGAACGGTGTGATATCGGTGACAGCTGAAAACTACTCAATGCTAAGCCGTGCCTTTCCAGATTATTATAATGTCTTGTACATCACCATGAGAGGTACGAATAGTAAGGGCATGGGTTGTGAATTATGCTATGATTTTGAGAGAAGTTATCATACAGTTGCCAATGCTATTCACTTGCAGGCACCACAATCTttgagtttgttttttacaGTAGACGTCAATGAAGTACCACAATTGGTCAGGGACTTGCAGTTAAAGAATGTTCCTCACCTTGTGGTATACCCTCCTGCAGAACCCAGCAAACAAGCAGATTTTGAATGGAAAACGTCACCTTTTTATCAGTACGCTTTGGTTCCAGATAATGCAAAGGatgctttgaaatttggtGATTTCTTAGCCAAAATCCTTAACATCTCGATAACTGTTCACCAAGACTTCAACGTCCAGGAATTCGTCTATTATTTTATCGCATGTATGgcactttttattttcgttaAGAAGGTgattcttccaaaaataacTAATAAATGGAAATTCTTCTGTATGATATTATCATTCGGTTTGCTTTTTCCAAGTATCACTGGTTACAAATTCACAGAAATGAATAGAATTCCCTTTATTGCGCGTGATGAGAAGAATCGCATAATGTACTTTAGTGGCGGTTCAGGATGGCAATTTGGTATAGAAATCTTTTCTGTATCGTCAATGTATATCGTGATGTCCTCATTATGTGTACTGTTAATTTGCCTGCCCATGACTTCACGTATAAGCGAAAAGATGAGGGGACTACTGGCGCCATTCTTAGCCTGTGTTTTgttctatttcttttcgtATTTCATTAGTTGCTATTTGGTCAAGAATCCAGAATATccaattattttttga
- the PSP2 gene encoding Psp2p codes for MVLQCSGSSLISRVFFNEDGKARDVYACFYPGTNNNTSNNNGTTKKMSLEEFLGNDTLGESVWDEEDINLDAISNTTNIDILKQTKAGGEHQRDGHQQGPHGSQGPMGRSRFPNSASFGGGNMGDFANHHHPLQQQQQQQGPPYIVKFSDLPPRFSNFDIEDLFQAKFTKFIKFKLFWEVNKNPSISTLKSGSVFDQNFKHDSKVAFVELYSSRDMDKILNYWTTPLKEIYHITIAPAEFDDFKDYSAKVKLLTDPKDDAGKPFIVKTQRSKSNPFGSARPVDTQSKILDIEEKMENLHVEDTTTLRASLVSDSDGKSLATPAPTTAATAGGKITILKKQPLTGEESTSTTPTPKPLSYSEVVERSVVNETSKKSTPLSKIGTPASDLQSTDKSDNFEGDDRQGSEKYENDKIQSDASGGNGIDADTGKQFTFKNVERDQNTGRTKYNGNQNNSNNGNFRGNNRYRGGANSGNYRGGNSSRGNRGGNRGGNSYNNNNNTGDDDNNNNTNNTNNNGSRYHDRQNNGDGAVNSESTADATGHNNNDFSNSVSNTQQYSIFKPASGFLGQSNNDSMRNSGRGNYSNNGGMNGASRGRGSGRGRGFGRGTYNNRGGRGGRGNNGGYSNYNSNSTDTSQRS; via the coding sequence ATGGTCTTGCAGTGTTCTGGATCCTCTCTAATCAGCCgggttttttttaacgAAGATGGAAAGGCACGGGATGTCTATGCATGTTTCTATCCAGGAACGAATAACAATACGtctaataataatggtaCTACGAAGAAAATGTCTCTCGAAGAGTTTCTGGGGAATGACACTCTAGGCGAGTCGGTATGGGACGAGGAGGACATTAACTTGGATGCTATAAGCAACACCACGAATATCGATATCCTGAAACAAACCAAGGCTGGCGGCGAGCATCAACGCGATGGCCATCAGCAAGGCCCGCACGGCAGTCAAGGGCCTATGGGCAGATCGCGTTTCCCCAATTCTGCATCCTTCGGTGGTGGAAACATGGGAGATTTCGCAAACCATCACCACCCactgcagcagcagcagcagcagcagggCCCCCCTTACATTGTTAAGTTCTCCGATTTACCACCGAGATTTTCCAACTTCGACATTGAAGATCTTTTCCAGGCAAAGTTTACCAAGTTTATCAAGTTCAAATTGTTTTGGGAGGTAAACAAGAACCCTAGTATTTCGACTTTGAAGTCAGGCTCGGTCTTCGACCAGAATTTCAAACATGACTCGAAAGTGGCATTTGTCGAATTGTATTCATCTCGTGATATGGACAAGATTTTGAACTATTGGACTACTCCGTTGAAGGAAATTTACCATATCACTATAGCGCCCGCggaatttgatgatttcaaagactACAGTGCAAAGGTGAAATTGTTGACAGACCCCAAAGACGATGCCGGCAAACCATTCATTGTCAAGACCCAGAGATCAAAATCCAATCCTTTTGGAAGCGCCAGGCCCGTTGATACACAGTCCAAAATTTTGGACATCGAagagaaaatggaaaatttaCACGTGGAAGATACAACAACTTTGAGAGCATCTTTGGTCTCCGACAGTGATGGCAAGTCCTTGGCAACACCAGCTCCTACAACGGCAGCAACAGCAGGCGGCAAGATCacaatcttgaaaaaacaaccaCTTACGGGCGAAGAATCAACTTCTACAACCCCGACTCCAAAACCTTTGAGCTATTCGGAAGTGGTGGAGAGATCTGTGGTCAACGAAACTTCGAAGAAAAGTACTCCCTTAAGCAAGATTGGTACTCCAGCTTCAGATTTACAATCCACCGATAAATCAGACAACTTTGAAGGGGACGATAGACAAGGTTCTGAGAAATacgaaaatgataaaatccAATCGGACGCCTCAGGTGGTAATGGCATAGATGCGGATACTGGTAAACAATTTACTTTCAAGAACGTGGAAAGAGACCAAAACACAGGTAGAACCAAGTACAACGGTAAccaaaataatagtaataatggCAATTTCAGAGGAAATAACAGATATCGCGGAGGTGCTAACAGCGGCAATTATAGAGGTGGTAACAGTAGTCGTGGTAATCGTGGTGGGAATCGCGGTGGTAATTcttacaacaacaataataacactggtgatgatgataataataataatactaataatactaataataatggcTCAAGATATCATGATCGACAGAACAATGGAGATGGAGCTGTGAACTCAGAGTCGACGGCAGATGCCACAGGgcacaacaacaacgactTTTCAAACTCAGTATCCAATACACAACAATACTCCATCTTCAAACCAGCTAGCGGGTTCCTTGGCCAAAGTAATAATGATTCTATGAGAAATTCCGGACGCGGTAACTATAGCAATAACGGTGGTATGAACGGAGCTTCAAGGGGAAGAGGATCCGGTAGAGGAAGAGGATTCGGTAGAGGTACGTACAACAATCGCGGCGGTCGTGGCGGACGTGGCAACAATGGCGGCTACTCCAATTACAACTCTAATTCAACAGATACGTCTCAACGATCATGA
- the PPZ1 gene encoding salt homeostasis regulator, with amino-acid sequence MGNSSSKSSKKDSRSSTSSRNPRPPVSRTDTSHSVKSSKSNKSSKSKRSLPSSSTTNATSNVADPPTPSKSNLEANHQRHSSHTSHHHLSPRSYSHSNSQSELLTTPSSSSTKRPSTSRRSSYNTKAAADLPPSMIQMAPKSPILKTNNSSMHVSKHKPPYSSTYYENALTDDDNDDKDNETTHTKKFSKSSNSRPSSIRSGSMSRRKSDVTHDDSNNNNNGSSSTNNQESYLVQALTRSNSHASSLHSRKSSFGSDGNTAYSTPLNSPGLSKQLDHSGEYFTSNPTSSLGHHSSRDVYPSQLLNQDADIENSSQLNDVDTSMENTNDNYNNTTNNKNGPSALLNEDFDDIMHSSANKNATKKFKKPIDIDETIQKLLDAGYAAKRTKNVCLKNNEILQICIKAREIFLSQPSLLELSPPVKIVGDVHGQYGDLLRLFTKCGFPPSSNYLFLGDYVDRGKQSLETILLLFCYKIKYPENFFLLRGNHECANVTRVYGFYDECKRRCNIKIWKTFIDTFNTLPLAAIVAGKIFCVHGGLSPVLNSMDEIRHVVRPTDVPDFGLINDLLWSDPTDSPNEWEDNERGVSYCYNKVAINKFLNKFGFDLVCRAHMVVEDGYEFFNDRSLVTVFSAPNYCGEFDNWGAVMSVSEGLLCSFELLDPLDSAALKQVMKKGRQERKLANQQQQFMETNISNDNESQQQVY; translated from the coding sequence ATGGGTAACTCAAGCTCAAAATCCTCTAAGAAGGATTCACGTTCAAGCACCTCCTCGAGAAACCCCCGGCCTCCAGTCTCTAGGACTGACACGTCTCATTCTGTGAAGTCTtcgaaatcaaacaaatcTTCGAAATCAAAACGATCCCTTCCCTCATCGTCCACTACAAATGCTACTTCAAACGTTGCCGATCCCCCAACTCCATCCAAGTCAAACCTTGAAGCTAATCATCAGCGACATAGCTCACACACGAGTCACCACCACCTCTCCCCTCGTTCATATTCGCATTCGAATTCTCAAAGTGAGTTGCTAACTACGccttcgtcttcttccacAAAGAGACCCTCTACTTCAAGAAGGTCGAGCTATAATACAAAGGCCGCTGCCGATCTACCGCCTTCGATGATCCAAATGGCACCCAAGTCGCCCAtattaaaaacaaataacaGCAGCATGCATGTATCTAAGCATAAACCTCCATATTCCTCCACATATTATGAAAACGCTTTAacagatgatgataatgatgataaagataACGAAACAACACAtacaaaaaagttttccaaatcttcaaattctcGTCCCTCCAGTATAAGAAGCGGTTCAATGtcaagaaggaaatcaGATGTAACTCACGACGATagtaacaacaacaacaacggGTCCTCATCTACTAACAATCAGGAAAGTTACTTGGTACAGGCACTGACCAGGTCAAACTCACACGCATCCTCACTACACAGTAGGAAATCTTCCTTTGGCTCGGATGGTAACACTGCTTACAGCACTCCATTAAATTCGCCAGGATTATCCAAACAACTGGACCACTCCGGCGAATACTTCACATCTAATCCAACGTCCTCTTTGGGCCACCATTCAAGCCGTGACGTTTACCCAAGTCAATTACTCAATCAGGACGCTGATATCGAAAATTCATCCCAATTGAACGACGTCGATACGTCCATGGAAAATACTAATGACAACTATAATAATACcacaaacaacaaaaacgGACCGAGTGCCCTGCTgaatgaagattttgatgacATAATGCATTCTTCCGCAAATAAGAATGCCaccaaaaaattcaaaaaaccTATCGATATTGATGAAaccattcaaaaattaCTAGACGCAGGTTATGCGGCTAAGAGAACCAAGAATGTCTGcctgaaaaataatgaaatcCTACAAATTTGCATCAAAGCCCGCGAAATTTTCCTCTCTCAACCTTCGTTATTAGAGCTATCACCTCCTGTAAAAATTGTGGGCGACGTTCACGGGCAATATGGTGATCTTTTAAGACTTTTCACTAAATGCGGATTTCCGCCATCTTCAAACTACCTATTCCTAGGTGATTATGTAGACCGTGGTAAACAGTCGCTCGAAACAATACTACTACTGTTTTGttacaaaataaaatacccagaaaatttctttttgctaAGAGGCAACCACGAATGTGCCAATGTCACAAGAGTCTATGGATTTTACGATGAGTGTAAGCGTCGTTGTAATATCAAGATCTGGAAAACTTTTATCGACACTTTTAATACGTTGCCGTTAGCTGCCATTGTTGCAgggaaaattttttgtGTTCATGGTGGATTATCGCCTGTTTTAAACTCAATGGATGAAATTAGACATGTCGTTAGGCCCACTGACGTACCCGATTTTGGTTTAATTAATGATCTTTTATGGTCAGATCCAACAGATTCACCCAATGAATGGGAAGATAATGAACGTGGTGTAAGTTACTGTTATAATAAAGTAGCTattaacaaatttttgaacaaattcGGGTTTGATTTAGTTTGTAGAGCTCACATGGTTGTAGAGGATGGTTacgaatttttcaatgatagAAGTTTGGTCACAGTATTTTCTGCACCAAACTATTGTGGGGAATTCGATAATTGGGGGGCTGTAATGAGCGTCAGTGAAGGTTTATTATGCTCTTTTGAATTGTTGGACCCGCTAGATAGTGCCGCCTTGAAACAAGTTATGAAAAAGGGTAggcaagaaagaaaactggctaatcaacaacaacagttCATGGAAACGAACATCTCCAATGATAATGAATCTCAACAACAAGTTTACTAA
- the TAF11 gene encoding TATA-binding protein-associated factor TAF11, translated as MNEPQGPLDIIPKVNYPPILTIANYFSTKQMIDQVISEDQDYVTWKLQSLRTGGVPMDSQLNKYPKYKYKKAKISQQDADSINKVPENLIFPQDILQTQAKNNNRENANGIDDSDERLSQDEQFKLLVTNLDKDQTNRFEVFHRTSLNKTQVKKLAGTVTNQTISENIRVLLQAIGKIYAGEIIELAMAVKNKWLTSQMCIEFDKRTKIGYKLKKYLKKLTFAIIENQQYKQDYQSDSVPEDEPDVYFDDEEVDKHETTLGNSLLQSKSLQQSDHHSQDLKLQLIEQYNKLVIQFNKLDVSIEKYNNSPILPEHIREAWRLYRLQSDTLPNAYWRTQGEGQGSMFR; from the coding sequence ATGAATGAACCACAAGGTCCTCTGGACATTATTCCAAAAGTGAACTATCCGCCTATACTCACTATAGCCAACTACTTCTCTACAAAGCAAATGATTGACCAAGTCATCAGTGAAGACCAAGACTACGTGACGTGGAAACTGCAAAGCTTGAGAACTGGTGGCGTACCAATGGACAGCCAATTAAACAAATACCCGAAATACAAATACAAGAAAGCCAAGATAAGCCAGCAAGATGCGGACTCCATCAATAAGGTTCCAGAAAATCTAATCTTCCCACAGGACATCTTGCAAACGCAAGCGAAAAATAACAATCGCGAAAACGCCAATGGCATCGATGATAGCGACGAAAGGCTCTCACAGGACGAACAGTTCAAACTTTTGGTGACCAATCTAGATAAAGATCAAACCAATCGCTTCGAGGTTTTCCATAGAACATCCTTAAACAAAACCCAGGTGAAAAAACTGGCCGGCACAGTTACTAACCAAACCATAAGTGAAAACATTCGTGTCCTCTTGCAAGCCATAGGAAAGATATATGCCGGTGAGATAATTGAACTGGCCATGgcagtgaaaaataaatggcTGACAAGCCAAATGTGCATAGAGTTTGACAAGAGAACTAAAATAGGCTAtaagttgaaaaagtacctgaaaaaattgacttTTGCTATTATAGAGAACCAGCAATACAAACAAGACTACCAATCCGATAGTGTGCCCGAAGACGAGCCCGATGTTTACtttgacgatgaagaagtggACAAGCATGAAACCACATTGGGTAACTCGTTGTTGCAGTCCAAATCCCTACAGCAGTCAGACCACCATTCCCAGGACTTGAAGCTACAACTTATTGAACAATACAACAAGCTCGTTATTCAGTTCAATAAGCTGGACGTGAGCATCgaaaaatacaacaacAGCCCCATCCTGCCCGAGCACATCCGTGAAGCGTGGAGGCTGTACCGTCTCCAGTCTGACACCCTGCCCAATGCCTACTGGAGGACCCAAGGCGAAGGGCAGGGCTCTATGTTCAGGTAG
- the TRM9 gene encoding tRNA (carboxymethyluridine(34)-5-O)-methyltransferase, which translates to MSHLSSYFTYTCMFLYFFSLFTFFSFKSSEKEEKKLDDDLGRDGLERAKKRRHYEPIMEANEAASKEQEYVHNVYNEIAPHFSQTRYKPWPIVTQFLQTRAMGAIGIDVGCGNGKYLGVNPNVYMIGSDRSDGLIECARGIDPAYNLMVADGLNLPHKDGTFDFAISIAVVHHWSTRERRVEVIRHILSKLCRGGQALIYCWALEQGSSRRGYHEGMEQDVFVPWVLPKDKPKLTPAAKAKAKSKPDLANIPPKERAQYLQRWREDQQHSKELGDDGNDKLQQEQEQEQEEVKYRYYHLYREGELAEDCRQAGATVQSEGYERDNWWVVAQMR; encoded by the coding sequence ATGTCTCACTTGTCTAGCTATTTTACTTACACATGCatgtttttgtattttttttcactttttaCCTTTTTCAGCTTTAAGAGttctgaaaaagaagagaaaaaacttGACGATGACTTGGGCAGAGATGGGCTTGAAAGGGCCAAGAAACGAAGGCACTACGAACCCATCATGGAGGCCAACGAGGCAGCTAGCAAAGAACAAGAGTACGTTCACAACGTGTACAATGAGATAGCGCCGCATTTTTCGCAGACCAGATATAAGCCATGGCCCATAGTGACGCAGTTCCTTCAGACCCGTGCCATGGGGGCCATCGGTATAGATGTTGGCTGTGGTAACGGCAAGTACCTCGGAGTGAACCCTAACGTATACATGATCGGTTCGGATCGCTCGGATGGGCTCATCGAGTGTGCTAGAGGTATAGACCCGGCCTACAATCTGATGGTGGCGGACGGATTGAACCTACCGCATAAGGACGGTACGTTCGACTTCGCCATCTCGATTGCCGTGGTTCATCACTGGTCCACGAGGGAGAGACGTGTCGAGGTGATCAGACACATCCTGTCGAAGTTGTGCCGGGGCGGTCAGGCGCTTATCTACTGCTGGGCCCTAGAGCAGGGCAGCTCCCGCAGAGGCTACCACGAGGGAATGGAGCAGGATGTTTTTGTACCCTGGGTTCTCCCCAAAGACAAGCCCAAACTTACACCAGCTGCCAAGGCTAAGGCCAAATCAAAGCCAGACTTAGCCAACATCCCGCCCAAGGAGCGTGCCCAGTACTTGCAACGTTGGAGGGAAGACCAACAGCACAGCAAGGAGCTCGGCGACGACGGCAATGATAAGCTCcagcaagagcaagagcagGAACAGGAAGAGGTGAAGTACCGTTACTATCACTTATACCGGGAGGGCGAGTTAGCAGAGGATTGCCGCCAAGCTGGCGCCACCGTACAAAGTGAGGGTTACGAGCGCGACAACTGGTGGGTGGTAGCCCAAATGAGGTGA